A window of Rhipicephalus microplus isolate Deutch F79 chromosome 8, USDA_Rmic, whole genome shotgun sequence genomic DNA:
TTAGAGCCCGGTatgatgtgtgtgtgtctcatgCCGTTGGGATGTCGGCGGGTTGTGCACTGTTCCTTAAAAATTCTATTGGTATAGTTGAGGAGACTGTAACTGTGTCTAGTACTGGGAGATTCATAGTTTGCGATTTtacatataataataaaaaatggcgaGTTGTCTGTGTTTACGCACCGAACAAAGAAGTTGAACGTAAATTATTGTTTGAGAATTTACAGACTTTTCTTAGCTGTGGCAGGATTGTCATTATGCTCGGcgactttaattgtgtttgcaACCCTCAGGACAGAGCAAAAAAAGCAGCCATAAAAGACCAAAGTGCAGCGCTACTCTGCACTATTGTACAAGATTGTCATCTCGAAGATGTTGGTGATGTGCTCTCTGCAGAAGAGCACTTCACACACTTTCAGAACGAAAGCCATGCGAGGCTAGACAGAGCCTATGTGTCAGTAGAGTTAATGCGAGTATGTTCGAATTATGAAGTAAAAAGTGTGTCTTTCAGTGACCACAGTTTAGTAATGTTCACTATAGGgtataaaaagaagaagacaCGCTTTAACTGGGACGTGTGGAAATTAAACGACTTATTATTAAAAGATGAATTGTTCGTTGAAGCTGTGCAGGATTCCATTAACAAAATGTTAGCTGAGCCTCAAGCGAACGTGATTGAAGCCTGGGAGCGTTTTAAGGAGGTAACAAAGATGAAAGCCATAGAAAGATCCGGTGTGTTACATAgagccaaaaaggaaaaagaaaaagatttgcAATGTCAGTTAGACTTTGCATTGAGTCTAGAAAGTAAAATGCCAGGAAAGTACACAAAAGAAATAAGGCAGTTAAAAAACCAATTGGAGGCAATTGACATTGAAAAATATAGAGGTGCGGTGATAAGGGCACGTGCAGAAAAATTATCTCTCGGCGAAACACCAACAAAGCGTGCACTTGGGGATGAAAAAAGATACGCCAAGCGAAATGAAATCAAAGCGATTGCAACTGATAGCGGTATTGTACGTGAAGCGACAGCAATTGAGCAAGTATTTGTTGAATATTTCCGAGGCTTACTTGGCCGAAAAGTGAAGGCAGAGGAAGGGTTTGAGGAtcagtttctgcatttgataccAAAGCTCTCTGATAACGAGAGAGAGCAGCTGGAGATAGCGATTGAAGTGTCCGAAATAGAAAAGGCTATTGACGACCTAGCGGCTGGCAAAGCACCGGGACCTGATGGATTTGGTGCCGCATTGTACAAGACTTTtaaaggtgttatttctgttgccTTACATCGTGTCTTCACGGAGGCTATAAGATTAAAGGTTCTGCCCGGCTCATTTAAAAAGACGCACGTAATACTCATACCGAAAACTGACGACCCCAAAAAATTATTGTCCGTCAAGTCGTACCGACCAATCAGTTTAGCCAACACAGACTATAAAGTGTTTATGAAGGTTCTTGCAGGCAGGTTGCAGAGGATGATGAAAATACTAGTTGGACCACACCAGACTTGTGGTATAAAAGGACGCACAATAAATACAAATGTTCATGTAGCGAGAAGCGTGCTGGAGAGTTGCGATGTGTTTGGTAGCAAGGTTGCAATGTTGCAATTAGATCTGGAAAAAGCCTTTGACCGTGTGAATCATGATATCCTTTTTTTGATACTAGAATATGTTAATGTAGGGTCTGTTATTTTGGAAGGGGTAAAAATGGCCTATAGAGAGTGCTTTACGAGTCTTGTAATTAATGGGCGACTTACTGAAAGCTTTCAAGTGACAAACGGTGTGCGGCAAGGTGATCCCATTTCGgctttattatttgcaatatatATGGAACCTTTCTGCATGAAGATTATTAGCAATGAAACAATAAAAGGGTATCAGCTAATGAACAGTGAAGTTAAAATGCTaacatatgccgacgatattgccgTGTTTTGTAGCGATAAGGAAAGTGTCAGTGAAGTGATACGTCATGTGGACTATTTTTGCAAGATGACAGGCAGTGCAGTAAACTGGGACAAATGCCTAGGCTTGTGGCATGGTTCTTGGGAGACCACCCCACAAAACTTTGCAAATATGAACTGGTCACTTGTACCGACGAAGTATCTCGGAGTACCCCTCCAGCATTACAAAAACACGGATGATTACTGGAAAGAGATATGTGAGAGCACTCGTGAGAAGACAAGAAACTGGGGTGGTAGGGAACTTTCTATGTTTTCTAGAGCGACTGCATGCAATTGGTTCATTGTTTGCAAAGTATGGTATGTTCTGCAGTTCCTATTTATGTCAAGAGCAAATGTGCAGAAATTGCATCGAGTCTTAGCTGTGTTTGTTTGGGGGTCGGTTTGGGAGCGTACGAGTCGAACaaacttatttcattcactaagaaATGGTGGTTTAGGATTGGCTCACCTCTTCCTCAAGCAAATTGTGTCTAGATATATTTTTTTACGCGACCAATGTAACCCGtttgtgagaacatttctacaaattgtactttCTAATAAGATTCCTGATTATGTGGTATCAAGTATGTCTGTGAAATGTAACCTACGTGGATATTTAAGAGAAGTTATAATGGCATATGAAATACTGAAAGTGAGATTTTCAATGGAATATTTATCTGTTGTAAAGAGAAAACGTCTTTACAGAGATTTACGTGACGTAATGCTGCCTCAGCCTATCTACAGATCAGTATACCAGGTTGGTGCTGAACGTGACGTATTGAAGAGAGTGAAAATGATGACCGTACGCGCAAGtgcaaagacatttttttttcagctgcacagCGGAACATTGCCCGTAAAACCATGGTTGCAAGAAAAGGGTTTCTTTGTTCCGTGGTCGATGGACTGCCTTATCTGTAAGAAACCCGAGACTGTCAACCACATTTTTCTTGATTGCTGGGATGCTGTTTTTCTGTGGGACATTCTGCAGCGTACCTTGAAAAAGGACTTGCCTATCACACCACACGGTATTAGATTCTTGGCTGTAGAAAATGAGGATGGTGTGCCTTATGATATGTTTATGTTGCTTGTGCTTCACAGCGTGTGGCGAACTAGAATGGCAGTAAGACACGTAGATAAAGATGCCCGATGTGCGCATGAATACTTCACGGAAAGTATTGTATACATAAGAGACGTGTTATCTTCCAGAGAAGAAAGACCTGAATGGGTGTCGTTGTTGAATGTGTTGGCTACAATGAAGCAGTTTTAAATGAAACCAGTCACAGCCAGGCTGGtgttttttttaaacttgtttaaaagtgatcgtaaattgtatttcttttgtgcgaagccggcaataaagaaaaaaaaaagctgtgatagctcagtggttagagcatcgaacgcgttattcgaaggtcgtaggttcgattcctgctcacagctggtaattttttcatccacttttctttcttccttcttcttatttacattccattggttctaataacttcccctgtacattccttggcattactgtctgttatatctcattaatattgtgttaaaccacggaaatacgagcccttaggtatacacttctctcccttatttcatttaacgagggtctcgtactggcagacttggtgtgtttaggttgtataagagggacaattaatctgctgcccgctcataataggttcacgtgctacgtgacgccaaaacatgcgaataagagtgttttcacactcgttgtttggcttatagatggcgctgactgtcactcctacttctaaattcacatataaaccccccaaaaagtGAATGAAGGTACGGCcgcgtgatagctcagtggttagagcatcgaacgcgttattcgaaggtcgtagattcgattcccgctcacagctggtaattttttcatccacttttctttcttctttcttcttatttacattccattggttctaataacttcccctgtacattccttggcattactgtctgttatatctcattattattgtgttaaaccacggaaatacgagagcttaggtatacacttctctcccttatttcattgaacgagggtctcgtactggcagacttggtgtgtttagcttgtataagagggacaattaatctgctgctcgctcataataggttcacgtgctacgtgacgccaaaacatgcgaataagagtgttttcacactcgttgtttggcttatagatggcgctgactgtcaatcctacttctaaattcacatataaacccccaaaaaaagtggatggagggacggccgctgtgatagctcagtggttagagcatcgaacgcgttattcgaaggtcgtaggttcgattcctgctcaaagctggtaattttttcatccacttttctttcttctttcttcttatttacattccattggttctaataacttcccctgtatattccttggcattactgtctgttatatctgattaatattgtgttgaactacggaaatacgagcccttaggtatacacttctctcccttatttcattgaacgagggtctcgtactggcagacttggtgtgtttaggttgtctaagagggacaattaaccagctgcccgctcataataagttcacgtgctacgtgacgccaaaacatgcgaataagagtgttttcacactcgttgcttggcttatagatggcgctgactgtcactcctacttctaaattcacatatagacccccaaaaaagtggatggagggacggcagctgtgttagctcagtggttagagcatcgaacgcgttattcgaaggtcgtaggttcgattcctgctcacagctggtaattttttcatccacttttctttcttctttcttcttatttacattccaatggttctaataacttcccctgtacattccttggcattactgtctgttaaatctcattattattgtgttaaaccacggaaatacgagcccttaggtatacacttctctcccttatttcattgaacgagggtctcgtactggcagacttggtgtgtttaggttgtataagagggacaattaatcagctgcccgctcataataagttcacgcgctacgtgacgccaaaacatgcgaataagagtgttttcacactcgttgtttggcttatagatggcgctgactgtcactcctacttctaaattcacatataaacccaaacaaaagtggatggagggacgtccgctgtgatagctcagtggttagagcatcgaacgcgttattcgaaggtcgtaggttcgattcctgctcacagctggtaattttttcatccacttttctttcttctttcttcttatttacattccattggttctaataacttcccctgtacactccttggcattactgtctgttatatctcattaatattgtgttaaaccacggaaatacgagcccttaggtatacacttctctcccttatttcatttaacgagggtctcgtactggcagacttggtgtgtttaggttgtataagagggacaattaatctgctgcccgctcataataggttcacgtgctacgtgacgccaaaacatgcgaataagagtgttttcacactcgttgtttggcttatagatggcgctgactgtcactcctacttctaaattcacatataaaccccccaaaaagtgaatgaaggtacggccgctgtgatagctcagtggttagagcatcgaacgcgttattcgaaggtcgtagattcgattcccgctcacagctggtaattttttcatccacttttctttcttctttcttcttatttacattccattggttctaataacttcccctgtacattccttggcattactgtctgttatatctcattattattgtgttaaaccacggaaatacgagagcttaggtatacacttctctcccttatttcattgaacgagggtctcgtactggcagacttggtgtgttttgcttgtataagagggacaattaatctgctgcccgctcataatacgttcacgtgctacgtgacgccaaaacatgcgaataagagtgttttcacactcgttgtttggcttatagatggcgcgtactgtcaatcctacttctaaattcacatataaaccccaaaaaaaagtggatggagggacggccgctgtgatagctcagtggttagagcatcgaacgcgttattcgaaggtcgtaggttcgattcctgctcaaagctggtaattttttcatccacttttctttcttctttcttcttatttacattccattggttctaataacttcccctgtatattccttggcattactgtctgttatatctgattaatattgtgttgaactacggaaatacgagcccttaggtatacacttctctcccttatttcattgaacgagggtctcgtactggcagacttggtgtgtttaggttgtataagagggacaattaatcagctgcccgctcataataagttcacgcgctacgtgacgccaaaacatgcgaataagagtgttttcacactcgttgtttggcttatagacggcgctgactgtcactcctacttctaaattcacatatagacccccaaaaaaagtggatggagggacggccgctgtgatagctcagtggttagagcatcgaacgcgttattcgaaggttgtaggttcgattcctgctcacagctggtaattttttcatccacttttctttcttctttctccttatttacattcctttggttctaataacttcccctgtacattccttggcattactgtctgttaaatttcattaatattgtgttaaagcacggaaatacgagcccttaggtatacacttctctcccttatttcattgaaggagggtctcgtactggcaga
This region includes:
- the LOC142768580 gene encoding uncharacterized protein LOC142768580; translation: MEPFCMKIISNETIKGYQLMNSEVKMLTYADDIAVFCSDKESVSEVIRHVDYFCKMTGSAVNWDKCLGLWHGSWETTPQNFANMNWSLVPTKYLGVPLQHYKNTDDYWKEICESTREKTRNWGGRELSMFSRATACNWFIVCKVWYVLQFLFMSRANVQKLHRVLAVFVWGSVWERTSRTNLFHSLRNGGLGLAHLFLKQIVSRYIFLRDQCNPFVRTFLQIVLSNKIPDYVVSSMSVKCNLRGYLREVIMAYEILKVRFSMEYLSVVKRKRLYRDLRDVMLPQPIYRSVYQVGAERDVLKRVKMMTVRASAKTFFFQLHSGTLPVKPWLQEKGFFVPWSMDCLICKKPETVNHIFLDCWDAVFLWDILQRTLKKDLPITPHGIRFLAVENEDGVPYDMFMLLVLHSVWRTRMAVRHVDKDARCAHEYFTESIVYIRDVLSSREERPEWVSLLNVLATMKQF